In Lolium rigidum isolate FL_2022 chromosome 7, APGP_CSIRO_Lrig_0.1, whole genome shotgun sequence, the DNA window ggaagcagaggagaagAATACCATGCACAAAATTTCCTAACTAAAGTAATACAAACTCCATATAAACACAGTCATTAGCGAATCTGATTCCACCTTTGCTGATAGTGACTATGATTTGAAAGATGGAGATGATGATTTATTCACTTACAATATTAACAGAGAGGTACTATATCACAATGAACATGCCAATGAATTTTAATTGGAGGATGATGAAGCATTACAAGACACTTCACTGAATTTGATGATGGGAGATGAGGAGCGGTTGCAGGAAAAATTTAGGTTGTTCAATCCTCAAGTTGACATGGACTATCATGAGTTCAAACTAAACTCGACTAGTCTGCTTGCAAAAAGGTGGTTCTTGGAAGGGTGCATGAGCCCGATCTTCGATCTTCGCCACATCATGTGCGTCAATGCCGACACGTCACGTAAAGGTAAATTTTCTCCTTTATACAATGGACTATgtggaatggtatgctacttcatactccgtcttTTGCCTATGATAGGAATGCATCGACAAGCATAGAGGGAAGGGAGGCTGCCATGGTCGCTCGAAGAGTCAACACCTATGTCGTGGAAGCATGGAATAGGAGATGGAAGAAACTCCAGCCGCAACTACGCCGGAGTCTTCGACCTCGTCGACTCACACCGAAGTCTCTGGCCCATGAAGATCAGACCGGAGTCTCCGGCCTACATACACCAAAGTCTCCAGACTAAGTGAGGCACCTGCCACAAGTCATTTAGGGCCAAGACCCATGTACCCCTTGTATACCTAAACTATCCCTCCAGTaccggctccctatatataggctcccacctcccccttcatgagaCTAGTATATGATTGAGATGAATTGGCTTAGGCCTTCCCATATGGGATCAATGACACCTCTTAGTAACTAATCACTACCAAGTTGTATCAAGGCATCTTTATGTGATCGGTCTCACTCGTATGATTCTACTACGGTCTCTCATCCGAGTGATTCTACCGGTTGTATACCGATCTTTctttctcggggattctacctcgtgtctcttccTGAGAGATTCTATCGAAACAGTGGTTCGGGCCATTGAggttaaaccggaattgtatcgggtagtGTTTTGCGTGTCTTCGTCATGTTCTTCACGTTcttcctcccccccccccgcctttcccttagtcacttcgtgagatcgggccacacaatcGAGGCTTACCCCACATCAGTGCAGGCCCTTTATTTGTGTAGATGGTTGCCGGTTCTTGGGAGTGGTCAGGTGCGGGATGATGTCAAGATTTAAAACAATTATCCATTCACAGAAATGAGTGACAAACACAAGATATTAGTTGCATTGATTTTTTCATGCATTTTACTATGTTTGTATTTTTTTATGATTTTCCAATATTACTTATAGACTAGAAAAATAATTTATGATTTTTCAATATTATGGACTGCAAATTATTTTATGGATTGCACTATAAATTGCTTAGTATTTTTCGGTATTTTGTTAAGATTTTCCAATATTATTTATGGACTGTAAAAGTATTTTATGGATTGTACTTATTATTTAATAGTTTTTTGTACTTGTCATGATTTTTCCAACATTATTTGTGGAATGAAAAAATTATTCATGGATTGTACAATATTATTTAGTAATTGTTTGCATTTTCCATGTTTTTTCCAATAATAAATTGTATTTTTTCCAATGACAATAAATAAATGGTAGCTATATTTGTGGGGACTAACAAATGATGTGAAGAATGTTTGCCCATATGCAAAATATAGCTTTGAATTTAACTAAAATCATGGATTTAGAGCACTCAAAAGAGATAAATCCTTGATATCAATCAAATTCAAAGCTGCACTTCTAAAAGTAGAAACAAGACACCTAACTTGCTAGGGAAGAAGGCTTTATTAATTgaactattttttttatttttcttggtttTTCTAAGAACAAATGGTATTTTTGAAACCATAGAAGAACTAATTTTATTTTTGCGATGAGAATAATAAATGCTGGCTACTTTTGTGGGGATTAACAAATGATGCGAAGAATGTTTAGGCACATGCAAAATACAGATTTTGTGTTAGGCTTTTGTACTTCCAATTTTTCTAGAAAGCAGGTCGTAGACGTAGAAAAGACATTGGTACCGAGTATTTTGAGGACACGAAACGCAAAAGGTAACAACGACACGTCCAGCTTTTCACCACCTCCTTTGGGCTTTGGTGATGGTGCACGAAAGCTACACGGTGTGCAGTGCAGGGAACGGCAAGGTGAGATGCCAGTAGAGCTCAACAAACAGCGCGAGTAAGCGAAAAGCAAAGTCAAAGGCCAAAGGCCACGCAAACGCAACCACCCGATATAAAGTGAGGCCAAAAGTTCCTTCACGCGAGCAAATACTGTACAAAAGGCAAACTGAAAATTTAAAAACTGGGAACGAAATACACGTCTTCAACTCACGGGTAGCGAAACATCCCCGTCGCTGCGCGCCGCACAGGCCACAGGCGCACACCGACACTTCCTCGTAGGCCCCACCTGCCAGCCTGCCACCCACCACGCGTTCCCTTCACTTATAAACAACCAGCCAGctctactctctctctcctcaaGTAGCAGTAAACCCCACTTCTCACTCCTCCATTCTCCACCTCCCACCACCGCAAACGCAGCACCGACCCGCACCTAATCCCGAGCCAGCTGCCAGAACCCGCCGCCATGGGCGCGCCGCTCTACGGCGCTGTCCTCCTCTTCCTGGTCCTCGCCGCGGCCACCGCGGATGTGGtgccggagcagcagcagcagaagcaGCCCGCATTGCCCTCCTCCCAGTCGGCGGCGGGTGGcgccggcagcagcagcaacagctctACGGTGGGGGTGAACTCCAACTCCGTGCTGGTGGCGCTGCTGGACTCGCACTACACGGAGCTGGCGGAGCTGGTGGAGAAGGCGCTGCTGCTGCAGTCCCTGGAGGACGCCGTGGGCCGTGGCAACGTCACCATCTTCGCCCCGAGAAACCAGGCCCTGGAGCAGGAACTGGACCCGGAGTTCCGCGCCTTCCTCCTCGAGCCGCGCAACCTGCGCTCCCTCCagcgcctcctcctcttccacgtcCTCCCCTCCCGCCTCCACTCCGCCTCGGGCGCCtggcccgccgccggcgccgcctccacCGCGCGGATGACGCTCTCCGGCGAGCACCTGGAGCTCTCCGCCGACACGGAAAACAGCATGCTCGTCGGCGCCGCGGCGGTGACGAAGCCGGACGCGGTGGTGCGGCCCGACGGCGTGATCCACGGCATCGAGCGGCTGCTGGTCCCGCGGTCCGTGCAGGAGGACTTCAACCGGCGGCGCAGCCTGGCGGCGATCTCGGCGGTGCTCCCCACGGGCGCGCCCGAGGTGGACCCGAGGACGCACCGGCTGAAGAAGCCGGCCCCGCCCGTGCCCCTCGGCGCGCCGCCCGTGCTGCCTGTGTGGGACGCCATGGCGCCCGGGCCCTCCATCGCGCCGGCGCCCGCCCCCGGGCCCAACTCCGGGAAGGCCCACTTCGACGGGCACAGCCAGGTGAAGGACTTCATCCAGACGCTGGTCCTCTACGGCGGGTACAACGAGCTGGCCGACATCCTGGTGAACCTCACCTCGCTGGCCACCGAGATGGGGCGGCTGGTGTCGGAGGGGTACGTGCTCACGGTGCTGGCGCCCAACGACGAGGCCATGGCGCGGCTCACCACCGACCAGCTCAGCGAGCCCGGCTCGCCCGAGAACATCCTCTACTACCACATGGTGCCAGAGTACCAGACGGAGGAGAGCATGTACAACGCGGTGCGGAGGTTCGGCACCGTCAGGTACGACACGTTGAGGCTGCCGCAGAAGGTCACCGCCAGGGAGGCCGACGGCTCCGTCAAGTTCGGCCACGGCGAGGGCTCCGCCTACCTCTTCGACCCGGACATCTACACCGACGGCAGGATCTCCGTGCAGGGCATCGACGCCGTGCTCTTCCCGCCCGTCGACGACACCGCCAAGACCGGCGGCACTGTCGAAGCCGCTCCCGCTAGGAAGGCCCCCGCCGTCACCGGCACCGCCAAGTCCAAGCTCCGACGAGGTCAGTACACACTAACCTCTGCTCGCGTTATTC includes these proteins:
- the LOC124674752 gene encoding fasciclin-like arabinogalactan protein 16 — its product is MGAPLYGAVLLFLVLAAATADVVPEQQQQKQPALPSSQSAAGGAGSSSNSSTVGVNSNSVLVALLDSHYTELAELVEKALLLQSLEDAVGRGNVTIFAPRNQALEQELDPEFRAFLLEPRNLRSLQRLLLFHVLPSRLHSASGAWPAAGAASTARMTLSGEHLELSADTENSMLVGAAAVTKPDAVVRPDGVIHGIERLLVPRSVQEDFNRRRSLAAISAVLPTGAPEVDPRTHRLKKPAPPVPLGAPPVLPVWDAMAPGPSIAPAPAPGPNSGKAHFDGHSQVKDFIQTLVLYGGYNELADILVNLTSLATEMGRLVSEGYVLTVLAPNDEAMARLTTDQLSEPGSPENILYYHMVPEYQTEESMYNAVRRFGTVRYDTLRLPQKVTAREADGSVKFGHGEGSAYLFDPDIYTDGRISVQGIDAVLFPPVDDTAKTGGTVEAAPARKAPAVTGTAKSKLRRGRLLEGACQMMGVFVRRSRFTSCEY